From Verrucomicrobiia bacterium, the proteins below share one genomic window:
- a CDS encoding cobalamin-independent methionine synthase II family protein, which translates to MAWTSTKDLLLPATVTGSWPRPRWYNVNLWGRPLDTAMMDPWFREQFADAHAVVVSDQCRAGLDILTTGDYHLDEDVAGRSWHHYPLQRWKGLEHEELQTEKTRSPLLSYPVGTMLDSIYKTWRWPRVVGKVQHDPRNPLEYAKIWRIAQQAAASSGRPIKFGTCSAQVLAFFLDSHTPHYSLDDKRELIWSMAEAMNLELRQLAASGCKVIQVEEPTLHFMARYSPDQKEFIDFLVDAFNREIEGLDDVEVWIHTCWGNPNMQKVFKDESYAQSMEIYLDRLKGDVWTIEATENDLRELPLFDRYRDRLSKKIAVGVISHRTLQADFPDVVADRVRRALRHIPPDKLILSTDCGFGRQGFNRHLAFYKTVGISMARNLILKELGLPERPVPAADEGLAWDQLPDHEPLTHLKPLR; encoded by the coding sequence ATGGCATGGACATCCACCAAGGACCTGCTGCTGCCCGCCACCGTCACCGGCTCCTGGCCCCGCCCGCGCTGGTACAACGTGAACCTGTGGGGCCGCCCTCTCGATACGGCCATGATGGACCCCTGGTTCCGCGAACAGTTCGCCGACGCTCATGCCGTGGTCGTCTCCGACCAGTGCCGCGCCGGACTCGATATCCTCACGACCGGGGATTATCACCTCGACGAGGATGTTGCCGGCCGTTCCTGGCACCATTACCCGCTCCAGCGCTGGAAAGGGCTCGAGCACGAGGAATTGCAGACCGAAAAAACCCGCTCCCCCCTCCTCTCCTACCCGGTCGGCACCATGCTCGACTCGATCTACAAGACCTGGCGCTGGCCCCGCGTCGTCGGCAAGGTCCAGCATGACCCCCGCAATCCCCTCGAATACGCCAAGATCTGGCGCATCGCCCAGCAGGCCGCCGCCTCCTCCGGACGCCCCATCAAGTTCGGCACCTGCTCCGCCCAGGTCCTCGCCTTCTTCCTCGATTCCCACACGCCCCATTACTCCCTCGACGACAAACGCGAACTGATCTGGAGTATGGCCGAGGCCATGAACCTCGAACTCCGCCAGCTCGCCGCCTCCGGCTGCAAGGTCATCCAGGTCGAGGAACCCACCCTCCACTTCATGGCCCGCTACTCCCCCGATCAGAAGGAATTCATCGATTTCCTCGTGGACGCCTTCAACCGCGAAATCGAGGGCCTCGACGATGTCGAGGTCTGGATCCACACCTGCTGGGGCAATCCCAACATGCAGAAGGTCTTCAAGGACGAGTCCTACGCCCAGTCCATGGAGATCTACCTCGACCGCCTCAAGGGCGATGTCTGGACCATCGAAGCCACCGAAAACGACCTCCGCGAACTCCCCCTCTTCGACCGCTACCGCGACCGCCTCTCCAAAAAGATCGCCGTCGGCGTCATCAGCCATCGCACCCTCCAGGCCGACTTCCCCGATGTCGTCGCCGATCGCGTCCGCCGCGCCCTGCGCCACATCCCTCCCGACAAACTGATCCTCTCCACCGATTGCGGCTTCGGACGCCAGGGCTTCAACCGCCACCTGGCCTTCTACAAAACCGTCGGAATCTCCATGGCCCGCAATCTCATCCTCAAGGAACTCGGCCTCCCCGAACGTCCCGTCCCCGCCGCCGACGAGGGGCTCGCCTGGGACCAGCTTCCCGACCACGAACCCCTCACCCACCTCAAGCCCCTGCGGTAA
- a CDS encoding ABC transporter ATP-binding protein, translated as MDSTCPAPPSAAPAPAPQPVFRVRHLTRTYGLGEAEVHALAGVDLDLHAGELVVLLGPSGSGKTTLLNNLGGLDLPTSGELRYRDLDLTHASEDRLTRYRRDAVGFIFQFYNLIPSLTARENVALITEIARDPMPPEEALALVHLQARLDHFPAQLSGGEQQRVAIARAIAKRPEVLLCDEPTGALDVRTGVVVLEAIERANRELGTLTVIITHNAVMADMADRVLHFSDGRVLREHRNPRRALPSSLNW; from the coding sequence ATGGACTCCACCTGCCCGGCCCCACCGTCAGCCGCCCCAGCCCCCGCCCCCCAACCGGTCTTCCGCGTCCGCCATCTGACCCGGACCTACGGTCTCGGTGAGGCTGAGGTCCATGCCCTCGCCGGCGTGGACCTCGACCTTCACGCGGGCGAACTCGTGGTCCTCCTCGGCCCGTCCGGCAGCGGCAAAACCACCCTCCTCAACAATCTCGGCGGCCTCGACCTCCCCACCTCCGGCGAACTCCGCTACCGCGATCTCGACCTCACCCACGCCTCCGAAGATCGCCTCACCCGCTACCGACGGGACGCCGTCGGCTTCATCTTCCAGTTCTACAACCTCATCCCCAGCCTCACCGCCCGGGAGAACGTCGCCCTCATCACCGAGATCGCCCGCGATCCCATGCCCCCGGAGGAAGCCCTCGCCCTCGTTCATCTCCAGGCCCGCCTCGACCATTTCCCCGCCCAGCTCTCCGGTGGCGAACAACAGCGCGTCGCCATCGCCCGCGCCATCGCCAAACGCCCCGAAGTCCTCCTCTGCGACGAACCCACCGGCGCCCTCGATGTTCGTACCGGCGTCGTCGTCCTCGAAGCCATCGAACGCGCCAACCGCGAACTCGGCACCCTCACCGTCATCATCACTCACAACGCCGTCATGGCCGACATGGCCGATCGCGTCCTCCACTTCTCCGACGGCCGCGTCCTCCGTGAACACCGCAACCCCCGCCGCGCCCTCCCCTCCTCCCTCAACTGGTAG
- a CDS encoding FtsX-like permease family protein, with the protein MLSQLDRKLLRDLRRLRGQAVAVAVVMACGLAMLIMARSLIHSLETTRLEYYEAHRFADAFAHLKRAPASLARRIADVPGVAAVQPGIAAQVTLDLPELDEPASGMVRSLPDHAPPQLNRLFLRRGHWLDPARRGEVLVGEAFADANALRPGDSLVMLLDGRRQVLRIAGIVLSPEYIFESRPGAALPDNRTYGIFWMREEEAAAAFDLDGAFNHLALTLAPGAPLRPVLNAVDRLLEPYGGRGAFGRTDHPSHIRVSDEIRVLETLSIGFPVVFLSVAAFMVHSVLSRLLTLQREQIAILKAFGFDNGRIGRHYLRFALAMVAGGVLGGTLGGAFLGTRLVGMYHLFFRFPSLEFRLDAGAVAIALVVGLGAALAGAWNAVRAATRLPPAEAMRPEPPASFRPAWIERSGIAPLFSHAFRIAVRNLERRPAQAAFTVAGLALATALLIVPNCFRDSVQDLLGFQWDVVQRQDINVGLFQPGSVAILSPLRHLPGVRHVEPFRHAPVRVRFGHRSRQLAIQGIPADARHSRVVEAGFREVPLPTHGLVVSRILADVLGARVGDVVTVEFLEGRRPVHHLPLVGLADDLTGISAYLERSALNRLLLDGDLVTGASVTIDPARRDEFLRALKGVPRIGWVGIKESLRENFRRTTAASINLIQSIYLLFAVVVTFGVVYNNARISLAERARELATLRVIGFSRREVGAVLLTELTLLALLAVPLGLLLGTGFATAILGMVNTETVRLPTVLTPRNYAFAVLVVTVASTLCALLVLRRVRQLDLVATLKAPE; encoded by the coding sequence GTGCTCTCCCAACTCGACCGCAAACTCCTTCGCGACCTCCGTCGCCTCCGCGGCCAGGCCGTCGCCGTCGCCGTCGTCATGGCCTGCGGCCTCGCCATGCTCATCATGGCCCGCAGCCTCATCCACTCCCTCGAAACCACCCGCCTCGAATACTACGAGGCCCACCGCTTCGCCGACGCCTTCGCCCACCTCAAACGCGCCCCCGCCTCCCTCGCCCGCCGCATCGCCGACGTCCCCGGCGTCGCCGCCGTCCAGCCCGGCATCGCCGCCCAGGTCACCCTCGACCTCCCCGAACTCGACGAACCCGCCAGCGGCATGGTCCGTTCCCTCCCCGATCACGCCCCGCCGCAACTCAACCGCCTCTTCCTCCGGCGCGGACACTGGCTCGACCCGGCCCGCCGCGGCGAAGTGCTCGTCGGCGAGGCCTTCGCCGACGCCAATGCCCTCCGGCCCGGCGATTCCCTGGTGATGCTCCTCGACGGTCGCCGCCAGGTCCTCCGCATCGCCGGCATCGTCCTGTCCCCCGAATACATCTTCGAATCCCGTCCCGGTGCCGCCCTTCCCGACAACCGCACCTACGGGATCTTCTGGATGCGGGAGGAGGAGGCCGCGGCCGCCTTCGACCTCGACGGCGCCTTCAATCATCTCGCCCTCACCCTCGCACCCGGCGCCCCGCTGCGCCCCGTCCTCAACGCCGTGGATCGCCTCCTCGAACCCTACGGCGGACGCGGCGCCTTTGGCCGGACGGATCATCCCTCCCACATCCGCGTCTCCGACGAAATCCGCGTCCTCGAAACCCTCTCCATCGGGTTCCCCGTGGTCTTCCTCAGCGTCGCCGCGTTCATGGTCCACTCGGTCCTCTCCCGGCTCCTCACCCTCCAGCGCGAACAAATCGCCATCCTCAAGGCCTTCGGCTTCGACAACGGCCGCATCGGCCGCCACTACCTCCGCTTCGCCCTCGCCATGGTCGCCGGCGGCGTTCTCGGCGGCACCCTCGGCGGCGCCTTCCTCGGCACCCGCCTCGTCGGCATGTACCACCTCTTCTTTCGCTTCCCCAGCCTCGAGTTCCGCCTCGACGCCGGGGCCGTCGCCATCGCCCTCGTCGTCGGCCTCGGCGCCGCCCTCGCCGGCGCCTGGAATGCCGTCCGCGCCGCCACCCGCCTTCCCCCCGCCGAGGCCATGCGCCCGGAACCCCCCGCCAGCTTCCGCCCCGCCTGGATCGAACGCTCCGGCATCGCCCCCCTCTTCTCCCACGCCTTCCGCATCGCCGTCCGCAACCTCGAACGCCGCCCCGCCCAGGCCGCCTTCACCGTCGCCGGCCTCGCCCTCGCCACCGCCCTCCTGATCGTCCCCAACTGCTTCCGGGACAGCGTCCAGGATCTCCTCGGATTCCAGTGGGATGTCGTCCAGCGCCAGGACATCAACGTCGGCCTCTTCCAGCCCGGCTCCGTCGCCATCCTCTCCCCCCTCCGCCACCTGCCCGGCGTCCGCCATGTCGAACCCTTCCGCCATGCCCCGGTCCGCGTCCGCTTCGGACATCGCAGCCGTCAGCTCGCCATCCAGGGCATCCCGGCCGACGCCCGGCACAGCCGCGTCGTCGAAGCCGGCTTCCGGGAAGTCCCCCTTCCCACCCACGGCCTCGTCGTCTCCCGAATCCTCGCCGACGTCCTCGGCGCCCGCGTCGGCGATGTCGTGACCGTCGAGTTCCTCGAAGGCCGCCGGCCCGTCCATCACCTCCCCCTCGTCGGGCTCGCCGACGATCTCACCGGCATCTCCGCCTACCTCGAACGTTCCGCCCTCAACCGCCTCCTCCTCGATGGCGACCTCGTCACCGGCGCCAGCGTCACCATCGACCCCGCCCGCCGCGACGAGTTCCTCCGCGCCCTCAAGGGCGTCCCCCGCATCGGCTGGGTCGGCATCAAGGAATCCCTCCGCGAGAACTTTCGCCGCACCACCGCCGCCAGCATCAACCTCATCCAGAGCATCTACCTCCTCTTCGCCGTCGTCGTCACCTTCGGCGTCGTGTACAACAACGCCCGCATCTCCCTCGCCGAACGCGCCCGCGAACTCGCCACCCTCCGCGTCATCGGCTTCTCCCGCCGCGAAGTCGGCGCCGTCCTCCTCACCGAACTCACCCTCCTCGCCCTCCTCGCCGTCCCCCTCGGCCTCCTCCTCGGCACCGGCTTCGCCACAGCCATCCTCGGCATGGTCAACACCGAAACCGTCCGCCTCCCCACCGTCCTCACCCCCCGCAACTACGCCTTCGCCGTCCTCGTCGTCACCGTCGCCTCCACCCTCTGCGCCCTCCTCGTCCTCCGCCGCGTCCGCCAGCTCGACCTCGTCGCCACCCTCAAGGCCCCCGAGTGA